A genomic window from Lotus japonicus ecotype B-129 chromosome 1, LjGifu_v1.2 includes:
- the LOC130730614 gene encoding uncharacterized protein LOC130730614: MDGLNYELQRSVQLLGLNRYQVLMEKTKGIEAIDNARGKYQGLSKSHQGSGGPTRANEGRNDKGRHYQKKLMPPRQDPTNAQLAQAMAQLAQVVAQQVAVATAQTAAQAQREAEENNRRAEEEARRALRAERELAQDQIRMRTDFNRHAPPKFQGEAEPEKADLWVQEMEKIFEALHTPDAEKVNLATFMLKGDAEYWWRSARQLMTANHEAITWESFRKAFMDKYFPETAREEMENKFLSLRQGPTSVGEYAARLEALSKHFRFFQNQVDEAYLCNRFMRGLRNEIEKAVRPLGIRVYQQLVEKAREVEAMENRQRGRTESRGTVRPGQNQPGRFNGQRSVGKFDKGKAPMRKPYQRPAAQVPNAVRGAAPVSKEDVTCYKCNEKGHFANECGKEIVCWRCRKPGHVERNCPSAARAEPVLNIARGRRPSAPGRFFAISGEQAAVTDDLIQGTCLIAGTSLMVLFDSGATHSFIAEDCVKRLGLLTADLPFDLVVTTPAADRLVTRTACLQCSLVYEDRKFFANLVCLGLKELDVILGMDWLAQYHVLLDCANKAVVFPDPGVTDYLNSYNLGKGSPAYVNSIVAEAKHDGDVRNILVVQEYVDVFPEDVPGLPPVRETEFSIDIVPGAGPISMAPYRMAPAELAELAKQLDDLSSKGFIRPSVSPWGAPVLLFTFTVVFPHLGVDTAFLLFTVGFMTVIDYVRIRS; the protein is encoded by the exons ATGGATGGGCTGAACTATGAGCTGCAGAGGTCGGTGCAACTGCTAGGGctgaatcgctaccaagtgctgatggagaagaccaaggggattgaggctATTGATAACGCAAGGGGCAAGTACCAAGGTCTGAGCAAGTCTCACCAAGGGAGTGGAGGTCCGACTAGGGCCAATGAGGGAAGAAATGACAAGGGTAGGCATTACCAGAAGAAGCT GATGCCTCCAAGACAGGACCCCACTAATGCTCAGTTGGCCCAGGCTATGGCCCAACTGGCGCAAGTCGTCGCCCAGCAGGTCGCCGTTGCTACTGCCCAGACTGCAGCCCAGGCTCAGCGAGAGGCTGAAGAGAATAATaggagagctgaggaagaagctCGGAGAGCTCTGCGAGCCGAGAGGGAATTGGCTCAAGATCAGATTCGCATGAGAACAGATTTCAACCGGCACGCACCGCCCAAGTTTCAGGGCGAAGCTGAACCCGAGAAGGCTGACTTATGGGTTCAGGAGATGGAGAAGATCTTTGAGGCACTTCATACCCCGGATGCCGAGAAGGTCAACTTGGCAACTTTCATGCTGAAGGGCGATGCCGAGTATTGGTGGCGTAGTGCCAGACAGCTGATGACGGCCAATCATGAGGCCATCACCTGGGAGTCTTTCAGAAAGGCTTTCATGGACAAGTACTTCCCGGAGACAGCAAGGGAAGAAATGGAGAACAAGTTCCTCAGTTTGAGGCAAGGACCTACGTCCGTGGGGGAATATGCTGCACGTTTGGAAGCCTTATCCAAACACTTTCGTTTCTTCCAGAACCAGGTGGATGAGGCTTATCTGTGCAACAGGTTTATGCGCGGATTGAGGAATGAGATTGAGAAGGCTGTTAGGCCTTTGGGAATCAGGGTCTATCAACAGCTGGTTGAGAAGGCTCGTGAAGTCGAGGCTATGGAGAACAGGCAAAGAGGCCGTACAGAGAGCAGAGGAACAGTGCGCCCGGGACAGAATCAACCGGGAAGATTCAATGGACAGAGATCAGTGGGGAAGTTCGATAAGGGCAAGGCGCCAATGAGAAAGCCTTACCAGCGCCCAGCTGCCCAAGTGCCAAATGCTGTGAGGGGAGCAGCCCCTGTTTCAAAGGAAGATGTGACCTGCTACAAGTGCAATGAGAAAGGACACTTTGCTAATGAATGTGGCAAGGAGATTGTATGCTGGAGATGCCGAAAACCAGGACATGTGGAGAGAAATTGCCCGAGTGCTGCTAGAGCTGAGCCAGTGTTGAATATTGCCAGGGGGAGACGACCATCTGCTCCAGGTCGTTTCTTTGCTATTTCTGGCGAACAGGCCGCCGTTACTGATGACCTTATCCAGGGTACGTGTCTTATTGCTGGAACATCACTAATGGTTTTATTTGATTCGGGTGCTACGCACTCATTCATTGCTGAGGATTGTGTGAAGAGGTTAGGGTTACTGACTGCTGACCTACCCTTCGATCTGGTGGTGACAACCCCTGCCGCTGATCGATTAGTTACACGCACGGCATGCTTACAATGTTCGTTGGTttacgaggatcggaagttcttTGCGAACCTCGTCTGTTTAGGGCTCAAAGAGCTGGATGTGATcttgggaatggattggttagcGCAATATCACGTGCTCTTAGATTGTGCTAACAAGGCGGTAGTATTCCCAGATCCTGGCGTTACGGATTACTTAAACTCGTACAACTTGGGAAAGGGTTCACCGGCGTATGTGAACTCTATCGTTGCCGAAGCAAAACATGATGGTGATGTGCGCAATATCTTGGTGGTACAGGAGTATGTCGATGTGTTCCCAGAAGATGTACCCGGCTTACCACCAGTCAGAGAGACGGAGTTCTCTATTGACATTGTGCCCGGTGCTGGACCAATATCAATGGCACCTTATCGTATGGCCCCAGCGGAGTTGGCAGAATTGGCAAAGCAGTTGGATGATCTATCctcaaagggattcattcgacctagCGTATCGCCATGGGGTGCACCTGtgctattg TTTACTTTCACCGTGGTTTTTCCACACTTGGGTGTGGACACGgcatttcttttatttacagTTGGTTTTATGACAGTGATAGATTATGTTCGAATCCGTTCATGA